AGCTTGGTTCGGCGCATGATTGCGCGGCAGGCGTCCACAGCGCTCTGAGCCGCATTTTCAGAACCGCTTCTGCTGAAGAGAAACATGGAGTGTTGATTGCCCACCCTGATTTGGCCGGCAAACTGGCCGCAGCAGGAGAGCTCACCGCAGAAAGCACATCAGAACAAGCCAGTGCAGGACTAGACTACCTAACCAGTGAAGAGCGAAGTCATTTTACAAAGCTTAACTCTGACTACGTAGCAAAGCACGGTTTTCCATTCATCATCGCAGTTCGTGACCATGATAAAGCATCAATTCTCGCTGCGTTCGACCAGCGGATTAACAATACCAGAGCTATCGAGTTCGAGGAGGCTTGCAGGCAGGTTGAACGGATCGCTCATTTCCGGCTCAAGGATATTCTTCCGTGAGCGCGCTATTAACACTGGAACCCCTCACTCGTGAAGCTTTTGCACCCTACGGCGATGTTATCGAAGTTTCAGGTGAGCCTGACAAGCTGATCAATCAAGGCATGTGTGGACGCTTCCATGATCTCGCGAAGCTTGACTTTGGGTCGGGTCAGGCTGGGATCAGCCTGTTTGACGCGCAAGCAAGGCACTTTCCTTACACTCTCGACATGATGGAGCGACATCCCGAAGGCAGTCAGGCCTTTATACCTCTGTCTGGCGTCCCCATGATTATTAGCGTTGCCAAAGACAATTCTGGCAAACCCGGACTGCCAAGGGCCTTTCTCTCAAAGCCTCATCAATCCATCAACATACATCGCAATACGTGGCACGGTGTATTGGCTCCTGTTGAACGCGCAGGCCAGTACATTGTGATCGACCGTATTGGCGATACCCCCAACTTAGAAGAATACTACTTTCAAGACTCTTATATCGTGAACGTTTAACCAAATGCCCCTCCATAAGAAGGGGGAAAACCAACAGTCATACGGAGGTTACTATGGCTCAGAACTCAATTGGGACACCCGAACAACTCAGGGATCCGAACTACACCCCAGCCCTTTCCAAAGCGATCCCGCTTGGGATTCAGCATGTGTTGGCGATGTTCGTATCAAACGTCACACCAGCCATCATTGTTGCAGGCGCAGCAGGTTTTGGTTTTGGATCAAACTCACCAGATTTCCCAGAGCTACTCTATCTTATTCAAATGTCGATGCTCTTTGCTGGCGTTGCAACACTCATGCAAACACTAACCATTGGCCCAGTCGGCGCTGCACTACCTATCGTTCAAGGGACGTCTTTTGCCTTTTTGCCAATTATGATTCCACTTGTAGCTGGCAAAGGCGTTGATGCGCTTGCAGCTCTTTTCGGCGGCGTGCTGATCGGTGGCATCTTTCACGCCCTATTGGGGACCGTCATTGGTAAAATTCGCTTTGCGCTTCCCCCGCTGGTCACAGGCCTCGTTGTGACAATGATTGGTCTCGCGCTCGTAAAGGTGGGCATTCAGTATGCCGCTGGCGGTGTTCCAGCCATGGGGACACCGGAGTACGGCTCCTTGCTCAATTGGTCGGCGGCCCTTGTTGTGATCGTCGTCACGCTTGGTTTGAAGTTTTTCACTCGCGGAATGTTGTCCATCTCAGCAGTGCTAATCGGCCTGATCGTCGGCTATATCTATGCGCTCGCTGTTGGAATGCTAACGTTCGATGCTATCGCAAGCTCATGGTCACGCTCGGCCGCTTTTGCCCTCCCACAGCCTTTCAAATACGGCTTTGAGTTCTCGGCAGCGGCAGTTATCGGCTTTTGCCTCATGGCCTTCATCTCGGCTATCGAAACCGTTGGAGATGTATCAGGTATCTGTAAAGGTGGCGCAGGCCGTGAAGCGACCGACAAAGAAATCGAAGGCGCAACTTATGCGGACGGTCTCGGCACGGCAGTTGCCGGTATCTTCGGTGGCTTCCCAAACACATCCTTTAGCCAAAACGTAGGCCTGATTGCTATGACGGGGGTCATGAGCCGCCATGTCGTCACATGCGGCGCCATCTTCTTAATTATCTGCGGACTTGTTCCAAAAGTAGGTGGCGTTATTCGCACAGTCCCAATTGAAGTATTGGGTGGCGGTGTAATCGTTATGTTTGGGATGGTTGTCGCTGCGGGTATTTCAATGCTTTCGGATGTGAATTGGAACCGACGCAATATGGTTATCTTCGCGATTGCCCTCTCGATTGGCCTTGGCCTGCAGCTTGAGCCCAATGCGCTTCAGCATATGGGCGCGACTGCAAGAGTGCTGCTGACATCTGGACTATTGCCAGCGGCTGCAATTGCGATTGTTTTGAACCTGATCTTGCCAGAAGAACTTTCAGATGAAGCAACAGAAGAAGTCTCAGGTGGACATGCCGGCCATGGTCGTGGATCACTTCAAAAAGACGACTAAGCCTTACTAGAGCTTTGCCCAAAATGAAAACCGGCGCTCCTGAGCGCCGGTTTTTTTATTTGAAGACATAGACTCACGCGTTTCAAAGATGAGCAGGAAACTTCATGTGTCGATTTACGTCTTTATACAACAAATAGCGAAATGGCCCCGGCCCCCCCGCGTAGCAGGCTTGCGGGCAGAACGCGCGAAGCCACATAAAATCACCCGCCTCAACCTCAACCCAATCTTGATTGAGGCGATAGACGGCTTTGCCTTCGAGGACATAAAGGCCGTGTTCCATGACATGGGTTTCCGCAAAAGGGATGACGGC
This genomic window from Lentibacter algarum contains:
- a CDS encoding ureidoglycolate lyase, whose amino-acid sequence is MSALLTLEPLTREAFAPYGDVIEVSGEPDKLINQGMCGRFHDLAKLDFGSGQAGISLFDAQARHFPYTLDMMERHPEGSQAFIPLSGVPMIISVAKDNSGKPGLPRAFLSKPHQSINIHRNTWHGVLAPVERAGQYIVIDRIGDTPNLEEYYFQDSYIVNV
- a CDS encoding nucleobase:cation symporter-2 family protein; the protein is MAQNSIGTPEQLRDPNYTPALSKAIPLGIQHVLAMFVSNVTPAIIVAGAAGFGFGSNSPDFPELLYLIQMSMLFAGVATLMQTLTIGPVGAALPIVQGTSFAFLPIMIPLVAGKGVDALAALFGGVLIGGIFHALLGTVIGKIRFALPPLVTGLVVTMIGLALVKVGIQYAAGGVPAMGTPEYGSLLNWSAALVVIVVTLGLKFFTRGMLSISAVLIGLIVGYIYALAVGMLTFDAIASSWSRSAAFALPQPFKYGFEFSAAAVIGFCLMAFISAIETVGDVSGICKGGAGREATDKEIEGATYADGLGTAVAGIFGGFPNTSFSQNVGLIAMTGVMSRHVVTCGAIFLIICGLVPKVGGVIRTVPIEVLGGGVIVMFGMVVAAGISMLSDVNWNRRNMVIFAIALSIGLGLQLEPNALQHMGATARVLLTSGLLPAAAIAIVLNLILPEELSDEATEEVSGGHAGHGRGSLQKDD